One Proteinivorax tanatarense DNA segment encodes these proteins:
- the fliS gene encoding flagellar export chaperone FliS, with amino-acid sequence MKNNPYQQYKQTQINTASPGELVLMLYNGAIKNLNQSINFLEQDNKEEFRLKIEKTQDIVVELTSTLKQDEEISKNFASLYQFVINRLIKAHASLSKEPVEEALKILTDMRDTWKEMLTKLNEEK; translated from the coding sequence ATGAAAAATAATCCGTATCAGCAGTATAAGCAAACTCAAATTAATACAGCTTCACCGGGGGAACTGGTGTTAATGCTTTATAATGGAGCAATAAAAAATCTCAACCAAAGTATAAATTTTTTAGAGCAGGATAATAAAGAGGAGTTTAGATTAAAAATTGAAAAAACCCAGGATATTGTTGTGGAACTTACGTCTACTTTAAAGCAGGATGAAGAGATTTCAAAAAACTTTGCTAGCTTATATCAGTTTGTAATAAATAGGCTTATCAAAGCCCATGCTAGCTTATCCAAGGAGCCCGTTGAAGAAGCTTTAAAAATTTTGACAGATATGCGGGATACATGGAAGGAGATGCTTACCAAATTAAATGAGGAAAAGTAG
- a CDS encoding radical SAM protein yields MSVIDQCKRYALVNLYRYMDKNPDKNLPKLVKWGDRIDKQNQFVTQRKIMREIIEDEENHWNQLIKSLWTDVDDELRRKLFENFFLNATLLGFPKQRKLEEKHDCNIPWAILLDPTSACNLDCTGCWASEYGDKLNLDFETLDSIIEQAKELGIHFFLFSGGEPLVRKKDIIKLCEKHNDCAFLAFTNGTLIDEEFAEEMLRVKNFIPAFSIEGFEEETDYRRGKGTYSKILEAMKILKNKKLPFGVSCCYTSKNTESIGSEEFIDQIIAWGAKFAWFFTYMPVGVDAAPELMATDKQRKFMYHQIRKFRKTKPLFTMDFWNDGQYAKGCVAGGRRYLHINSNGDCEPCAFVHYSDSNIKNKTLLEALKSPLFKGYRKNQPFNKNHLRPCPILDNPGRLTDIVDESGATSTDFKDPEDVRDLSKKCEVTAEKWATTAEQLWNDS; encoded by the coding sequence ATGAGCGTAATTGACCAATGTAAAAGGTACGCTTTAGTTAACCTTTATCGCTACATGGATAAAAATCCCGATAAAAATTTACCAAAGCTTGTAAAATGGGGAGATAGAATTGACAAACAAAATCAATTTGTTACCCAAAGAAAGATAATGAGAGAAATTATAGAAGATGAGGAGAATCATTGGAACCAGTTAATCAAAAGTTTGTGGACAGATGTTGATGATGAATTGCGCAGAAAACTGTTTGAGAACTTTTTCCTTAACGCTACCCTCTTAGGCTTCCCTAAGCAAAGAAAACTAGAAGAAAAACATGATTGCAATATACCATGGGCCATACTACTAGACCCTACATCCGCTTGTAATCTTGATTGTACAGGGTGTTGGGCTTCTGAATACGGCGACAAGCTAAACCTAGATTTCGAAACCTTAGATAGCATTATTGAACAGGCAAAGGAATTAGGCATACATTTCTTCCTCTTTTCAGGGGGAGAACCCTTGGTACGGAAAAAAGATATTATAAAACTATGCGAAAAACATAATGATTGTGCCTTTTTAGCTTTCACCAATGGCACTTTAATAGATGAAGAATTTGCGGAAGAAATGTTAAGAGTAAAAAATTTTATACCTGCATTTAGCATCGAGGGCTTCGAAGAGGAAACAGACTATCGTCGCGGCAAAGGAACATACTCTAAAATATTAGAGGCTATGAAAATACTTAAAAATAAAAAACTACCTTTTGGTGTATCTTGTTGCTACACTAGCAAAAATACAGAATCTATCGGAAGTGAAGAGTTTATCGACCAAATCATAGCTTGGGGAGCAAAGTTTGCATGGTTCTTTACTTATATGCCAGTAGGAGTAGATGCAGCACCAGAGCTGATGGCAACCGACAAACAGCGAAAGTTTATGTATCATCAAATTAGAAAATTTCGCAAAACAAAACCATTGTTTACCATGGATTTCTGGAATGATGGTCAGTATGCTAAAGGCTGTGTAGCTGGAGGTCGTAGATATTTACACATAAATTCCAACGGCGATTGTGAACCCTGTGCTTTTGTACATTATTCAGACTCTAACATTAAAAACAAAACACTTTTAGAAGCTTTAAAGTCTCCTCTTTTTAAAGGGTATAGAAAAAACCAACCCTTTAATAAAAATCACCTACGCCCTTGTCCAATTCTAGATAACCCCGGTAGGCTGACAGATATTGTAGATGAAAGTGGAGCTACATCTACTGATTTTAAAGACCCAGAAGATGTTAGGGATTTAAGTAAAAAGTGTGAAGTTACGGCAGAAAAATGGGCCACAACTGCAGAGCAGTTGTGGAACGATAGTTAA
- a CDS encoding TetR/AcrR family transcriptional regulator: protein MTDLTKKALGQSLKSLLKKKTLDKITIKDIVSDCGVNRQTFYYHFQDIYDLLDWIFIVEATKEMEQRRKKNETWQQGLLRTFDYIECNKSFVINTYNSIGREHFEKYINKVIRQLLAEVVEQRSEGINVTYEDKNFIIDFYTYALLGVILNWLRQGTQENPKKIVDKLSKLIKGDVTRALEKFDKN, encoded by the coding sequence ATGACTGACTTAACTAAAAAAGCTTTAGGGCAATCACTAAAGAGTTTATTGAAAAAGAAAACTCTAGACAAAATAACTATAAAAGATATTGTTTCTGACTGTGGAGTAAACAGACAAACCTTCTATTATCACTTTCAAGATATATATGATTTGTTAGATTGGATTTTTATTGTTGAAGCTACAAAGGAAATGGAGCAAAGAAGAAAAAAAAATGAAACGTGGCAGCAAGGCCTGCTAAGAACTTTCGACTATATAGAATGCAATAAATCTTTTGTAATCAATACATATAATTCAATTGGTCGGGAACACTTTGAAAAATACATCAATAAAGTTATAAGGCAACTGTTAGCTGAGGTTGTCGAACAAAGAAGTGAAGGTATTAATGTTACTTATGAGGATAAAAACTTTATTATAGACTTTTATACTTATGCCTTGCTAGGAGTTATATTAAACTGGTTACGGCAAGGAACACAGGAAAACCCTAAAAAAATAGTGGATAAATTGAGTAAGCTAATAAAAGGCGATGTTACAAGAGCGTTGGAAAAATTCGACAAAAACTAG
- a CDS encoding BCCT family transporter: MINEVMEENKQAKLELAKKLRKAEADARKKALKEREPFKGLQIRPTASLFSAAGRKEPGEDNWKGFGFDIHPQVTFVSSAILVVFIVLTLMFHEQAATLFDQSLDVITKNAGWFFILVANIFILAALYFAFGRFGKIKIGGADAKPEFSTIGWYAMLLSAGMGIGLLFWSVGEPILHFGQPSPMFTDVVAESPEAAQAAMTTTYFHWGIHPWAIYSIVGLGLAFFAFNRGLPLTIRSIFYPILGNKIYGFWGNLIDVLSVLATLTGLATSLGLGVVQVNAGLDFLFGIGISTNIQVLLIAVITGFATISVMAGLDGGVKRLSELNMGLAGVFMLFVLILGPTVYILSGFTQNLGHYIANFAHLSLWTETFKDTNWQGGWTVFYWAWWISWSPFVGMFIARISKGRTVREFILGVMLFPTILSFLWMSVFGGTALFIQSNGIADIAGAVSIDESIALFAMLENLPLTNLLSIVGIVLVTVFFITSSDSGSLVVDHLTSGGKLDSPVPQRVFWAVMEGVIAATLLIGGGLTTLQTASVATGLPFAVILVIMIYSLNAGFAEEYEVEEIVRKKVRNIKEEHVLNEAITSAVQDEALVDNAASEGKKIEG, from the coding sequence GTGATTAATGAAGTTATGGAGGAGAATAAACAGGCTAAATTGGAGTTAGCCAAGAAACTAAGAAAAGCGGAGGCTGATGCGAGAAAAAAGGCTTTAAAAGAAAGAGAGCCTTTTAAGGGATTGCAAATTAGACCTACAGCATCTTTGTTTTCCGCCGCTGGCAGAAAAGAGCCTGGTGAAGATAATTGGAAGGGTTTTGGTTTTGATATACATCCCCAGGTAACTTTTGTATCTTCTGCTATTTTAGTGGTTTTTATAGTGTTAACTTTAATGTTTCATGAGCAGGCGGCGACTCTTTTTGATCAATCTTTAGATGTGATTACTAAAAATGCTGGTTGGTTTTTTATTTTAGTGGCTAATATTTTTATTTTAGCTGCGCTGTATTTTGCATTTGGAAGGTTTGGTAAAATAAAGATAGGAGGAGCTGATGCCAAACCGGAGTTTAGCACTATTGGTTGGTATGCTATGCTTCTTAGCGCTGGTATGGGTATCGGGCTTTTGTTTTGGAGTGTAGGGGAACCTATTTTGCACTTTGGTCAGCCTTCTCCCATGTTTACCGATGTTGTAGCAGAAAGCCCCGAGGCAGCCCAAGCGGCTATGACTACCACATATTTTCATTGGGGAATTCATCCTTGGGCTATTTATTCTATAGTTGGGTTGGGACTGGCGTTCTTTGCTTTTAATCGTGGGTTACCTTTGACTATTCGGTCTATTTTTTATCCTATTTTGGGAAATAAGATATATGGTTTTTGGGGAAATTTGATTGATGTACTGTCGGTTTTGGCTACCTTAACAGGCTTGGCTACATCCTTAGGATTAGGGGTGGTCCAGGTAAATGCTGGTTTAGATTTTTTATTTGGCATCGGTATAAGTACGAATATTCAGGTGCTTCTTATAGCTGTTATTACTGGCTTTGCCACAATTTCTGTAATGGCGGGATTAGATGGAGGGGTAAAGCGGCTTAGTGAGTTGAATATGGGCTTAGCAGGGGTTTTTATGTTATTTGTACTTATTTTAGGACCCACTGTTTATATTTTAAGTGGATTTACTCAAAATCTCGGTCATTACATAGCCAACTTTGCTCATTTAAGTTTGTGGACTGAAACCTTTAAAGATACCAATTGGCAAGGTGGATGGACAGTGTTTTATTGGGCATGGTGGATATCCTGGTCTCCTTTTGTGGGAATGTTTATTGCAAGGATTTCTAAAGGAAGGACTGTTAGGGAATTTATATTGGGTGTTATGTTATTTCCAACTATTCTTTCGTTTTTGTGGATGTCTGTATTTGGAGGAACCGCTCTTTTTATTCAATCTAATGGTATAGCTGATATAGCAGGAGCTGTAAGTATAGATGAGTCAATTGCACTTTTTGCTATGTTGGAAAATTTGCCGTTAACTAATTTGTTATCGATTGTGGGAATTGTATTGGTAACGGTATTTTTTATAACTTCCTCTGATTCTGGATCTTTGGTTGTAGACCATCTTACTTCGGGAGGGAAGTTGGACTCTCCGGTGCCTCAACGGGTATTTTGGGCGGTGATGGAAGGAGTTATAGCTGCCACACTGTTAATCGGTGGTGGGCTGACAACACTACAAACAGCTTCTGTGGCAACAGGATTGCCTTTTGCAGTAATCTTGGTTATTATGATATATTCTCTAAATGCCGGGTTCGCTGAAGAGTATGAAGTTGAAGAAATTGTTCGTAAAAAGGTAAGGAATATCAAAGAAGAGCATGTTCTTAATGAGGCAATTACCTCCGCTGTACAAGATGAAGCTTTAGTAGATAATGCAGCATCGGAAGGTAAAAAAATAGAAGGATAA
- the mobA gene encoding molybdenum cofactor guanylyltransferase, which translates to MSTLKYLDVELSILAGGKSSRMGSHKGNLKINNKDFVTHIVNEIGDMFSAINVIDNGQQKTKLSHVNYYHDKINLPKKSGLLGLHSALHYTKSKYCFIISCDTPLVNRQIINIICQNKNKADAVIPELDKINPLYGLYRKKPALSLAEDILQGSDHWLMKMLKVLPTYYINQEKLKKIDPNLSFGSNINTPNDYEKWVKTKTPPKN; encoded by the coding sequence ATGAGTACTTTGAAATACTTAGATGTTGAACTTTCTATCCTTGCTGGAGGCAAATCGTCCCGTATGGGTTCACATAAAGGCAATTTGAAAATTAATAACAAAGATTTTGTCACCCACATAGTAAATGAAATAGGCGATATGTTTTCTGCAATCAACGTAATTGACAATGGTCAACAAAAAACAAAACTATCCCATGTAAATTATTATCACGATAAAATAAATTTACCCAAAAAAAGTGGCCTTTTAGGCCTTCATTCCGCTTTGCATTATACTAAGAGTAAGTATTGTTTTATAATAAGCTGTGACACACCATTGGTCAATAGACAGATAATAAATATCATCTGTCAAAATAAAAATAAAGCCGATGCAGTTATACCTGAGCTTGATAAAATAAACCCATTATACGGATTATATCGTAAAAAACCTGCCCTCTCATTGGCAGAGGATATTCTTCAAGGTTCTGACCATTGGCTTATGAAGATGTTGAAAGTTTTACCAACCTATTATATCAACCAAGAAAAACTAAAAAAAATAGACCCTAATCTAAGCTTTGGTTCCAATATAAATACACCCAACGACTACGAAAAATGGGTTAAAACTAAAACACCCCCAAAAAACTAG
- the hpf gene encoding ribosome hibernation-promoting factor, HPF/YfiA family encodes MKINVRGKNIEVTNALKLHVEKRIGKLERFFQENTEAQVTLSVIKDQHIIEVTVFLNGGLLLRAEEKTGDMYASIDKVVEKLERQTRKYKTRVNRKSREVSIKDVSEVLGQKPNQEEEEEGKVVKTKRFALKPMMLDEAILQMDLLGHDFFVFKDGETNETSVVYKRKDGNYGLIEPEDV; translated from the coding sequence ATGAAAATTAATGTAAGAGGTAAAAACATCGAAGTTACCAACGCCTTAAAGTTACATGTAGAAAAGCGCATTGGAAAGCTTGAAAGATTTTTCCAAGAAAACACCGAAGCTCAGGTGACACTATCTGTCATCAAAGACCAACACATCATTGAGGTAACAGTGTTTCTCAACGGGGGGTTGCTGCTTAGAGCAGAAGAAAAAACGGGGGATATGTATGCCTCTATTGACAAAGTAGTTGAAAAACTAGAGCGTCAAACTAGAAAGTATAAAACGCGGGTTAATCGCAAATCTAGAGAAGTTAGCATTAAAGATGTTAGCGAAGTTCTAGGACAAAAGCCAAACCAGGAAGAAGAGGAAGAAGGAAAGGTAGTCAAAACCAAGCGTTTTGCACTAAAACCGATGATGTTAGATGAAGCAATACTTCAAATGGACCTACTAGGTCATGACTTCTTCGTATTTAAAGATGGTGAAACAAACGAAACCAGTGTAGTATACAAAAGGAAAGACGGAAACTACGGATTAATTGAACCAGAAGATGTTTAA